From Peromyscus maniculatus bairdii isolate BWxNUB_F1_BW_parent chromosome 8, HU_Pman_BW_mat_3.1, whole genome shotgun sequence, a single genomic window includes:
- the LOC102926422 gene encoding protein RoBo-1-like, translated as MAWSCSLKSLLTVFVFTTFTVGSVESYQCTESSCVNESCSPATNVCTATKGCFNQIQKFDTPSTGTDLVWKQKGCSSDTCSALTFSATLGDQRRFIYENKCCTTDKCNQEDITLSPPPAEANGVHCLSYYTELGMQNIPTLLSCTGNETKCGLVIGTAVGNSNLFPLVMAGMGCATESACNLTVTVFNNTNIHTFCSDEFVVSPNKPSVPDSTGSAGSMGFRPTAISTVPILITLLLLKVLF; from the exons ATggcctggtcctgcagcctgAAGAGCCTCCTCACAGTCTTTGTCTTCACCACCTTCACTGTCGGCTCTGTGG AGAGCTACCAGTGTACAGAATCTTCATGTGTAAACGAGTCATGTTCTCCAGCCACAAATGTTTGTACAGCCACTAAAGGCTGCTTCAATCAAATCCAGAAATTTGATACACCAT CTACAGGTACAGACCTTGTGTGGAAGCAAAAAGGGTGTTCCTCAGACACATGCAGTGCACTGACATTCTCAGCAACACTGGGGGATCAACGGAGATTTATCTATGAGAACAAGTGCTGCACAACTGACAAATGCAACCAAGAGGACATAACTC TATCTCCGCCGCCCGCAGAAGCCAACGGTGTTCATTGTCTCTCCTACTATACGGAGCTAGGCATGCAGAATATCCCAACTCTCCTGAGCTGCACAGGAAATGAGACAAAGTGCGGTTTGGTTATCGGCACAG CAGTGGGAAACAGCAACCTCTTTCCCTTGGTGATGGCCGGAATGGGCTGTGCGACAGAAAGCGCCTGCAACCTGACTGTGACTGTCTTTAACAACACAAACATCCACACCTTCTGCTCAGATGAGTTCGTTGTATCTCCAAACAAGCCATCAGTTCCGGATAGCACGGGCAGTGCGGGCAGCATGGGCTTTCGACCTACAGCCATCTCAACAGTACCAATTCTGATTACTCTCCTCCTGCTGAAAGTCTTGTTTTGA